A genome region from Bemisia tabaci chromosome 3, PGI_BMITA_v3 includes the following:
- the LOC109029962 gene encoding uncharacterized protein — translation MQEIHSTIARIQRETSTDQHLYRHILAHLCASLQDIDNSFQLTNSNRCVSADAIAVRSKMFDSLTSANTNVSSLSALWRATQEDQENTIKSSHFEAELDQFLSTSENQESLDIPVHATSSSYVDIGCLSSEDESSSISNTSDRSFSAFSEGQNKTNDCCDSDNTQSTTSETVREVGGNDLGSFQDDAFKYEVRSRLSMLCKVNSVYLLEARMILHKVLCNEECMCRKPIVNLSQADVELMKFGHKESLEKATEMLLTGSLKDAPIEDIFQFKSSEILHSVPESVKKSESFDIENGLDSDVKMVNRQCFPSTSAKHDVNVPPRDTLKESPILNEDISKCSLRECLLDSSLNNFLSTEFAHILRIIKMLRSIIAPLKEEGEVILRESTKEASDEYFSAGSISGKTITSNNSGTLMDLMLEEVVKRVVLKKYEQKMKETSEIISDESFNAMLLNMNGGNDSTVASFSDDMIEEFKSRLSSGGDDSSHINGSSNNGRHSEEPSVNPQRLWQEISERTKNENSCDNCERTPIYSNANCNKNAFLVIRGDTVCKTRISNICLQLAAKSSISKKVSGSSFDKIRLKKSMDSNSSRVEAMSPEENTSVISQNPSASGINTSETEMDFNDSIKSLGQRIVNIERFLSDFESNDGRMKDAQRPEKNLEDNSSEDRVLKAIEFLSESNQILHPKSADRDPKSSSSVSVYTSSANFTCEKIGCKSFIMPKKFTPGDTLPVSSVFYSKIEPDKVPKTPSSSEFSFPATLPDISDAKPLHHLVFTKSNWKQLIQDEVNTSCFEIPSMLKVLASSNSKGYHMDKGDCQPKLDYLDNCRGGTKRQMLT, via the coding sequence ATGCAGGAGATACATAGCACCATTGCTAGGATCCAGCGAGAAACATCTACAGATCAGCACCTCTATCGTCACATATTAGCCCACCTTTGCGCTAGTCTGCAAGATATCGATAACTCGTTCCAGCTCACCAACAGCAACAGATGTGTCAGCGCGGACGCAATCGCGGTCCGTAGTAAAATGTTTGACTCACTGACCAGTGCTAATACCAACGTCAGTTCTTTATCAGCACTATGGCGAGCGACGCAGGAAGATCAGGAAAATACGATCAAATCGAGTCATTTTGAAGCAGAGCTTGATCAGTTTCTATCGACGTCTGAAAACCAGGAATCGCTAGATATTCCAGTTCACGCTACAAGTTCGTCTTATGTAGACATCGGTTGTCTGTCCTCGGAAGATGAAAGTAGCTCTATCTCAAACACTAGTGACCGTTCGTTTAGTGCTTTTTCAGAGGGGCAGAACAAGACCAATGACTGCTGCGATTCGGACAACACGCAGTCCACTACAAGTGAGACCGTGCGTGAGGTTGGAGGCAACGATTTAGGGTCATTTCAAGATGATGCATTCAAATATGAAGTGCGCTCTCGTCTGAGTATGCTTTGTAAGGTCAATAGCGTGTACTTGCTCGAGGCGAGGATGATCTTGCACAAAGTATTGTGCAACGAAGAATGCATGTGCCGAAAACCGATAGTAAATTTGTCACAGGCAGATGTAGAGCTGATGAAGTTTGGGCACAAGGAGAGCCTAGAAAAAGCAACGGAAATGCTTCTGACGGGGTCGTTGAAAGACGCACCTATCGAGGACATTTTCCAGTTTAaatcttctgaaattttacactcAGTGCCCGAGAGCGTTAAGAAATCCGAGTCTTTTGACATTGAGAATGGATTGGACAGCGACGTGAAGATGGTCAATAGGCAGTGCTTTCCCTCAACTTCAGCAAAGCATGACGTTAATGTTCCCCCCAGAGATACTTTAAAAGAATCACCCATACTAAATGAAGACATCTCAAAATGCTCTTTAAGAGAATGCCTTCTTGATTCGAGTCTCAATAACTTCTTGTCGACGGAATTTGCACACATACTGCGGATCATAAAAATGCTTCGATCTATTATAGCTCCACTGAAGGAAGAGGGGGAGGTTATCCTGAGGGAGTCGACGAAGGAGGCGAGtgacgaatatttttctgccggAAGCATCTCAGGAAAAACCATAACGAGCAATAATTCAGGAACTCTGATGGACCTCATGTTAGAGGAGGTAGTGAAAAgggtagttttgaaaaaatacgagcaaaaaatgaaagaaacgtCGGAGATTATttcagatgaatcgtttaacgCGATGCTCCTTAATATGAACGGAGGAAATGACTCAACGGTGGCCAGTTTCTCGGACGACATGATCGAGGAATTCAAATCTCGGCTGTCTTCTGGAGGGGATGATTCTTCACATATCAATGGAAGTTCCAACAATGGTAGACATTCAGAAGAACCCTCTGTAAATCCGCAGAGGTTATGGCAAGAGATCAGCGAAAGAACTAAAAACGAAAATTCGTGTGACAATTGTGAAAGAACTCCGATATACTCGAACGCCAACTGTaacaaaaatgcatttttagtcATCCGTGGAGATACAGTTTGCAAAACACGCATTTCAAATATCTGCCTCCAGTTAGCGGCCAAGTCATCAATCAGCAAAAAAGTCTCCGGATCAAGCTTTGACAAAATTAGGTTGAAGAAGTCAATGGACTCTAATAGTTCGAGGGTCGAAGCGATGTCTCCTGAGGAGAACACCTCTGTTATTTCACAAAATCCGAGCGCGAGTGGCATAAATACTTCAGAAACGGAAATGGACTTTAACGATTCGATCAAGTCACTTGGACAGAgaattgtcaatattgaaagaTTTTTGTCAGATTTTGAAAGCAACGACGGGCGAATGAAGGACGCTCAACGacctgaaaaaaatttggaagataaTTCCTCAGAGGACCGAGTGTTAAAAGCTATCGAATTCCTAAGCGAGTCCAATCAAATTTTACATCCAAAATCAGCAGACCGAGATCCAAAGAGCTCCTCTAGTGTATCTGTTTATACTAGTAGCGCAAACTTCACCTGTGAAAAAATTGGTTGTAAGTCTTTTATAATGCCGAAAAAATTCACTCCGGGTGATACACTTCCAGTTAGCAGTGTTTTTTACTCAAAGATTGAGCCGGATAAGGTGCCTAAAACTCCCAGTTCAAGCGAATTTTCCTTCCCAGCTACCTTACCTGATATTTCTGATGCAAAGCCTTTGCACCACCTTGTATTTACGAAAAGCAATTGGAAGCAATTAATACAAGACGAGGTAAATACATCATGCTTTGAGATCCCATCAATGCTGAAAGTTCTCGCTTCATCAAACTCAAAAGGCTACCATATGGACAAGGGCGATTGTCAACCAAAATTAGATTACTTGGACAACTGTCGGGGAGGTACAAAACGTCAGATGTTGACGTAG